ACTCGCTGGTCGAATGATGGGCATTGGCGAAGCGCAACATCAACAGATCACGAGCCACGGTCAGTGGAAGACGGCGGTCCAGGGTTATCTCGCAACGACCGCATTTGCGGATGACTGTGTCGGAAGAGTTCTCGATGGATTGCAGGACAGCGGCTATGCGGACAACACCATCGTGGTGCTGTGGTCCGATCACGGTTGGCAGTTCGGTGAAAAGAAACACTGGGCGAAGTTCACGCTGTGGGAGCGTGCCACCCGGGTCAACTTGATTTTTGCGGGCCCCGGTATCGTCGAGGGCATGAGCTCCGATGCGTCGGTCAACCTGCTCGACCTCTATCCCACGCTCGCCGAACTGACGGGGCTCGAGCTTCCCAAGAAGCAGATCGAAGGCCGTTCGCTAACCTCGCTACTCAGCGCGCCTGAACTTGCCTGGCCCTTTCCGAGCGTCACCACCTATGGCTATATGAACCACGCCGTGAGAGACCAGAACTGGCGCTACATCCGCTACCAAAACGGCACTGAAGAACTCTACGATCACCGAAACGATCCTCGCGAATGGACGAACCTTGCGCAGAACCCTGCCTATCGGGAAGTCAAGCAGAGCCTCGCACGTGCGCTGCCCAACACGAATGCGGATCGAATCGAGGGGATTTCGGCTCCGCGAGTTCGCGCGCTGCCGTAGTTTCCACGTTCTGGAACTACATCACATTACCTAGGTGCCTGACCCAAGACTCTCGTGGAAAGCCCAGGCGGCGATGCACTGGTGCATGGGCGTCGCGACGAGTCTTGGGTCAGACACCTAGTTGCGGCAACCAAATGGAAACTACTGGGAAGCCCGTGCGAAACTCACTCTCGCCTTTGCGAATTCCAAGATTGAAAGAATTGCAACACTCAAGTTGTAATTTTTGGGGCCGATCAGTGAGGTTGGTCACAGTGTGACTGCGGCCAGCGGAGCTCGGACGAACCTGTCGTTCTGATGGCTCCTCGAAAAGAGCAAACCCAGCGAAAGCTGGGGACGCAAAGCCAGTGCCCTATTTCGGAAAACGCTTCCGAGCGGGTCGAACGGCTACCGAAGGGAGCACGCCATGACGAGCGAGCGCAAGCAACACACCCTGATGCTGGTTCTTCTGATTCCACTTCTGGTCTCCGCAGGGACCCCGCCCCCAGTTGTTCTCGAAGCACGAGAGTTCGTTCCGATACCCCCGCCACACTATGTAGAGGTGAGAGACTTTCTCGCGTCTCGTCGCACTCGGCTCCCCGATTCGGAAATCAAAGTTTTGACCCGTACGATTCTCGACGAAGCGCGCCGAAGTGGCATCGAGCCGCGTTTGATCCTCGGCTTGATCCACGTCGAGAGCAGCGGAAACTCGAGGGCCGTATCCCGGGTGGGTGCGTTGGGTCTGATGCAGTTGCGTCCCGACACCGCTGCCGCCATGGCGCGAGAACTCGAGATTCAATGGGATGGGCCGGAGAGTCTTTTCGATCCCAATCTCAATGTTCGCCTGGGTGTGCGTTATCTGACCCGATTGATTGACCGGTTCGGCGATATCGATGTCGCCCTTGCCGCCTACAACTTTGGACCCACCCGCATCGCCCGGGCGATCCGCCGAGGGCGTCCGGTGCCGGTTCGTTACTCCGACAAGGTGCACCGCGCATACCTTGCAACTACAGTTTCAACGACAGCCTTGATCTAGCAGCCTGTTGAGGCGCGGTTTAAAAGCCGATTACGTTCGTCGTGATCGTCCCGATCGTGAAAAGCATGCCCATGGCAGCACTCCAGCGCAGGCCTTCGCTTGACTTCGTATCCGATAGGCGGCGGTACACCCGAATCATTGTGTAGAACGCAGCGAGGATCCATGCGTCGAGCGCAAACCGCCCGACGAATGAAAGCGCTCCGGGGTTCTCGAACTGCACGCCCACGGTCAATACCAACACGACACCCAGCAGGATTGCGATTCTCGGCAGTACGACGCGAAGGCCGCGCTCGCCCTCGGCGTTGGGTCCAAAGAGGCCAGCGTGGGGTGGTTTCGTGTGGGCAAGAATCTTTCGCGCGGTTTCGTGGGCACGCTCGGCTTCTTCGGGCTCGGTCTCTGGGCTGAACGGGCCGAGCTCTCGCTGCATGAGCTCTCGAACCGCTTGCTGTTGGAATTCATGATTCCTACCCGTCATCATGAAGATCAGTCCGATGTACCCGGTCGGGAGAACGGGCGCTTCTTCAAACACTTGCAGCTGTTGAAACGGTCGCGCGGGCTCGCGGTGGTGATCCGCGTGGCGAGACAGGCCCGTCAGTCCGTAATAGGTAAACCAAGAATGAGTGTCCCAGGAGTCGCTTGGCCGTATCCGGCGTGCGGTTCTGCGCAGACCCCAATGTTCGAAATAGTTGACGACCTCGAGCAGGCGCGATGCCATGAAGGCTTGAACCAGGAAGACTGCAAAGGATGCAGGTCCAAACTGAAACCAGATCGCAAAGCCGATTCCCCAACCGACCACGATCCCATGCAGCACCCGGTTGCCCAGGGTGCGTACGTCGAAGAAAGGCATGTTGGGGTCGCCGAGACGCTTGGCTTCGATTCGCCAGGCGCTGCGCATCTGGGCCGGCACGGTTCTGCGGTAGAAGGCCTCGTAGGACTCGCCGAAGCGGGCGGTCGCCGGGTCGTCGGGCAAGCCGACCTTTACGTGATGGCCTCGCAGATGCTCGGTGTAGAAGTGCTCCTGCAGAACCGACGCGAGCACGAGCCGACCCAATGTTCGCTCAAAGAGATTGTTTCGGTGAATGAGTTCGTGGGCGTTGATGATCGAAAACCCAGAACTCCCCCCGACGACGAGCAACACCATCGCGGTGTCGACCGAGAAGAAACCCTGGATCGCGTACATCCGCGCGAGTTCGAAGACGATCAAGAGTTGCAGACCGGCGAGAAAGTAGACCAATCCATCGAAGGGCCACCCGGGCGTGCTCGCCACCGGCTGTCGTCGTTCTACGGTTGCATTCGAATCGATGTCGAGTAAGAACACGGAAGGCAACATGAATAGAGGTGCGACGTACCAGGGATGGGGGCCCGTCCACAGAAACGCCAACGTGCTGATCGGGAACAACAGAGATGTGAGGTGGCGAGTCCAGATCCAGGAAACAGCTGGCCAGCTCAGCGCGTGTTCCGCGGCTTCGGGGGAAACAGATGAAGTAGAGGGTTCGAGCGACACAGGCTTCCTCGCGGCTTTTCGGAGCTTTCTCGGGGTCTACTAACGAGTCGTTACGCAGTGGGCGCGCGTAGGGCAGAAAACGATTGACGTGATTATCGGGCACAAACCGAGTGCGGTAAAGGAAAATCCGATGCGTTTCGGTTCAGTCCAGGTCTCGCCTCATCAACTTCACCAAGCTGTGGAGTAGCTTGAGCTCTCCTACCCGCGGCCGCGACCGCCCAAACAGTCTGCGGATTTTTGCCAGGGCGATATCGCGCCCGGCGTCGACGAGAAAATCTCGCGAATCCAGCGTCTCCTCCAGGTATTTGTAGAAAAATTCCATGTCGCTCTGAGGCGGGTAGTCAATTGACTTGGGGTCGGGTGGCTGGAACTGGTCCGAGGCCAGAAAAATTTCGTAACAGAGCAATTGCACAGCGGATGCGAGGTTGAGCGACGGGAACTCGGGGTTGGTTGGAATCGCAAGTTGGAAATTGCATGCGTTCATGTCGTGGTTGCTGAGGCCAGTTCGCTCTGGACCAAACAGTACCGCGACGGGTGCGCGATCTGTGGCGTCGCGCACGAGTCTCTCGCCGCAGGTTCTCGCACTGAGGGTTGGATGGGGGTGTGCGCGGTTGCGAGATGTCGTCCCGACCACGGTCGGACAGTCTCCAATCGCATCCTCGAGGTTCGACACGATCTTGGCAGCAATCAAGGTGTCGATCGCCCCGACCGCGCGACGCTCGGCATCGTGGGATGGGAAGTTTACGGGGCGAACGATGTAGAGGCTCTTCATCGCCATCGTCTTCATCGCCCGGGCAACCGCGCCAATGTTGCCGGGGTGCTGAGGTTCAACGAGAACGATGCGAATGTTGTCGAGGCTCAATGTCTTTCCTCGTTTCTTCTGATTCGTCAGCCCATATCGATGTCGAAGCGGTCGATATAGGGTACAAAGCGCGTCGTTACATCCTCGACGGTCAAGCCCCAGTCGTCCAACTGATACTGGTGTTTCCCGTGCTGCCCTTTTGGGTGGGCCGCGATGTGGGTGTTCATCGCCTGTCTTGCTGCATCGCCGAGTTCCAGGTCGAAGTGATCGTAGATCTGCCCCACGACTCCCATCGAGTCCGCTACGAAACTATCGTGTTTGACGTCGATGAAGCGCGCGGGGTCGCATTGGTCCCGCAACGCGAGCCCGCGCTCGAGGGACGTGGCGTAGAAGTCCATCACGATCGGGCCGAGCTCTTGCTTCGACATCTCAACCTGATCTTGCATCAGCATGTGGGTCATCGAACAAATAGAAGCCGTGCAGGCCAGCGGGTCGCGGTGACTCCATACGATTGAAACGTCGGGAAAGGTGTCGATCAGCGAATCGATGCCCCACATATGCGCCGGTGCCTTCAAGAGCCAGCGGTCCCCCGGGCGCTGCCAGTCGAGCATCTGCAGCAGCAGACGGTAGTAGGAATACATCTCGTGCAAATCCTGCTTCCGGTACCAGGAACCGTACGGTTCCAGCATGACTTCGGTGCCGAAGTGTACGCCGCCCAGGGAATAGGCGTGGAGCAGTACGCACTCTTCGGGAGTGTCCGCGCTGGAGAAGTGCATCTTGGTGAACTCGGGATTCTCTTTCCGGCTCTGTTTGTAGTAGGCCTCGATGGCATCGTGGCGCGGATCGCTGGCTCCGGGTGCAAGGCCTTCCATCGGATCCGGGAACTGGGTCTCCCACAACAACAGCGCTCGTGCGGATGGGTCGGCGCCGAGCAGGTTGAAGAGCGCAGAGGTCCCCGAGCGGGGCATGCCCGTGAGCACCATCGGAGAATTTATCGGCCGCTCTTTGATCTCGGGATACTTCCGCAGCGCCTCCGCGACGCGAAGTCGCGTGGCCAACAGGCCAACGACGCGACGGTACGCTTTTTTGCGTCCCTTGGTACTGGTGATGTGGCTGTCGTAGGTGCGGAGCAGGACATCGAGCGCTGGGCGGAAATCTCCCGGACCGAAGTCGGCGAGCTGCGTATTGCCGCGCGCATCTTCAAGCAGGGCTTCGGGGTCAAAGCGGATTTGACTCGTGTCATTGCTCAACGGAAGGGGGTCTCCGGGTAGTTCGCTGGGGGTCACTCACTTTTGACGATAGCGAAGAGCTGGCTCCAGGTGTTTTAGATTTCGTGGACGCTTCGGGTTGCGCAACTCATCGAAAAGCGGCTCGAGGCCGTTGGCCTTCACTTCGTAGAGCATCCCCAACAACTCGCCCAGCCTGCCCTTCGGAAAACCGTTCTTCTTGAACCAGACGACATACGGCTCTGGAAGATCGATCAGGACTCTTCCCTTGAAACGGCCGAACGGCATGGGCATGCGCGCCAGGTCATACATCATCGAAGGGTCTGGGACATTTACAAGCAATGCCGGGGAGTTTTTGGAATCAGCCATTTTCGATGTCACCCGTTTACGCTGGCGGGACGGTGGCGGGGACGAGGCTCCTGACCCCCGGCGTGCATTCTAGCTTGCGCCCAGCTGGCAGGCTCGTGTCAGCGCCTCGGCGGAAGACAGCGCGAAGCGTTTCTGAAGCCGGCGAACCCAGAAATAGCCGATCTTCGAGAGAGGGACCGCGGGACGTGAGAATGCGAGTATTTCGTAGCTCACTTCCCCGGTTGTCGGATCGAAGCTGACCGCGAATCGTTCCTCACCCCGCTCGACGTGACCCGGAAGCGTGCCATACGCGAAGACCGCTTCGTTGGAGGTGTCGTCGGCACATTCCGCGTAGACGACTCGGCACGGGTTGAGGAACCAAAGACCAGCAAAACGGGTCAAGGTTGCGACAATCTGATCGGATTTCGGTTGCGTCTTGTCGCCATGAAACTCGAGCCAGGGAATCTCGAACTGTCGCCACGCCAACAAAGATGTTCGAGCCCGCTCAAAGAGATCGCGACCGATCCCCAATGAAAAACGGTGCCGGTCTACGTCGTAGTGGACTGCGATGGAATCGAGAGAAGCGGAAGTCGCGGTCGCTCCTACTTCGGGATAACTGAACGAGCTGTCGGAAAGACTCAGGTGATCGTCGATCTCAATTTGGGACGGACGGCAAAACCGAATCACTTGATCGCTCCCGCTACTGCCGCTCAACCGAGTCGTCCGTCTCCTCGGGATAGAAGCGCCAATCCTTTCCCACGATCAGACGCGCGCCGCGGCGATATGTGAAATAGGACCAGACCCATTGAAGTACCACGAACAGGCGATTCTTGAATCCGGCGAGGTAGTAGATATGAATGACCAGCCACGCCGCCCAGGCCGTGATCCCGGCGAACTTGATGTTTCCAGATTCGAGGATCGCACGGCGTCGACCAATGGTGGCCATCTGGCCCTTGTCGTGAAAGCGAAAGTCCGGATAACTGCCTCCACGCACCATCTT
This genomic interval from Myxococcales bacterium contains the following:
- a CDS encoding lytic transglycosylase domain-containing protein; this translates as MTSERKQHTLMLVLLIPLLVSAGTPPPVVLEAREFVPIPPPHYVEVRDFLASRRTRLPDSEIKVLTRTILDEARRSGIEPRLILGLIHVESSGNSRAVSRVGALGLMQLRPDTAAAMARELEIQWDGPESLFDPNLNVRLGVRYLTRLIDRFGDIDVALAAYNFGPTRIARAIRRGRPVPVRYSDKVHRAYLATTVSTTALI
- a CDS encoding alkane 1-monooxygenase, which gives rise to MSLEPSTSSVSPEAAEHALSWPAVSWIWTRHLTSLLFPISTLAFLWTGPHPWYVAPLFMLPSVFLLDIDSNATVERRQPVASTPGWPFDGLVYFLAGLQLLIVFELARMYAIQGFFSVDTAMVLLVVGGSSGFSIINAHELIHRNNLFERTLGRLVLASVLQEHFYTEHLRGHHVKVGLPDDPATARFGESYEAFYRRTVPAQMRSAWRIEAKRLGDPNMPFFDVRTLGNRVLHGIVVGWGIGFAIWFQFGPASFAVFLVQAFMASRLLEVVNYFEHWGLRRTARRIRPSDSWDTHSWFTYYGLTGLSRHADHHREPARPFQQLQVFEEAPVLPTGYIGLIFMMTGRNHEFQQQAVRELMQRELGPFSPETEPEEAERAHETARKILAHTKPPHAGLFGPNAEGERGLRVVLPRIAILLGVVLVLTVGVQFENPGALSFVGRFALDAWILAAFYTMIRVYRRLSDTKSSEGLRWSAAMGMLFTIGTITTNVIGF
- a CDS encoding RNA methyltransferase, with translation MSLDNIRIVLVEPQHPGNIGAVARAMKTMAMKSLYIVRPVNFPSHDAERRAVGAIDTLIAAKIVSNLEDAIGDCPTVVGTTSRNRAHPHPTLSARTCGERLVRDATDRAPVAVLFGPERTGLSNHDMNACNFQLAIPTNPEFPSLNLASAVQLLCYEIFLASDQFQPPDPKSIDYPPQSDMEFFYKYLEETLDSRDFLVDAGRDIALAKIRRLFGRSRPRVGELKLLHSLVKLMRRDLD
- a CDS encoding sulfotransferase: MSNDTSQIRFDPEALLEDARGNTQLADFGPGDFRPALDVLLRTYDSHITSTKGRKKAYRRVVGLLATRLRVAEALRKYPEIKERPINSPMVLTGMPRSGTSALFNLLGADPSARALLLWETQFPDPMEGLAPGASDPRHDAIEAYYKQSRKENPEFTKMHFSSADTPEECVLLHAYSLGGVHFGTEVMLEPYGSWYRKQDLHEMYSYYRLLLQMLDWQRPGDRWLLKAPAHMWGIDSLIDTFPDVSIVWSHRDPLACTASICSMTHMLMQDQVEMSKQELGPIVMDFYATSLERGLALRDQCDPARFIDVKHDSFVADSMGVVGQIYDHFDLELGDAARQAMNTHIAAHPKGQHGKHQYQLDDWGLTVEDVTTRFVPYIDRFDIDMG
- a CDS encoding DUF3820 family protein encodes the protein MADSKNSPALLVNVPDPSMMYDLARMPMPFGRFKGRVLIDLPEPYVVWFKKNGFPKGRLGELLGMLYEVKANGLEPLFDELRNPKRPRNLKHLEPALRYRQK
- a CDS encoding DUF1990 domain-containing protein, which codes for MIRFCRPSQIEIDDHLSLSDSSFSYPEVGATATSASLDSIAVHYDVDRHRFSLGIGRDLFERARTSLLAWRQFEIPWLEFHGDKTQPKSDQIVATLTRFAGLWFLNPCRVVYAECADDTSNEAVFAYGTLPGHVERGEERFAVSFDPTTGEVSYEILAFSRPAVPLSKIGYFWVRRLQKRFALSSAEALTRACQLGAS